The Pithys albifrons albifrons isolate INPA30051 chromosome 4, PitAlb_v1, whole genome shotgun sequence genome segment TTCACAAAGATATGTACATGTCTTACTACAACACTAACAATGCAACCACCACTCCTTTCACATGCAAGAAAATAAGGTTTACAACAAACAATTTCAAGGCATGAGGAGTATAAAAATGCCAAAtaagaaaggcaggaaaaaaagaagaatgcaGGGAAAttgggctgaaaaactgtcCAAAGGCTGAAAAACTCTTACTTGCTTaccacttttaaaaaaatcaatatggTAAGTTAGAGatgtaaaatgagaaaataaataacaggATTAATAAATGACAGCCAAGTAttcagcaaacaaataaatgaatgcCATCTTTAACAACACTTTTCagctttcaattttaaaaatttctatttaaacGAAATCAACTTTGGATTTCCAGATACACTCACAAGAAATTTTTGCCATTGTTTGCACCAGCATCACTTCAAACACAATGCAAATGATTTTTAATCATGTTTTTTCCATGTAGAGTTCAACACGTTTTTGagtgggaatggcagggaaaaGAACTTCTTCTCATTTTAATAAAGcaccttttattttccattttactgGTTCTCTCTGGGTATGTCTGAAATACAGTACTACAAATAGGCTTAAGCAACTGtctttgggaaaaaacccatcGTGGAAGAATGATCAGAAAATTTAAATCAGGAGGATAATTTTCTACTGCAAACCTCAGTTAATAGTAATGCACCCTCAGCAGCAAAATGTCAACATATTAAAGTTGGCTTGGGTGATAACACAGGCACACACTCATATATAGGATTTTCTCTAATGCACATGtgtaaaaatggaattttaaagaACATGTGAAGCTGCACAGTCAGAAATGCTCCATTTTGCACATGGATGGATGAAGAAATCCAAGTAATGCTTCCATATATTCAGTCAGGCACAGGAAACTTTCTGGCCCTTGTTAACAGGCAGCCTTTTAGATTTGTCATATACTTTATTACTGCTGTATAAAACAGGGCAAAAAACTGAAGAAAgtctctgcaaagaaaagttgTGAATCACAAGAAACATTGTCCATGTTAAGGACACAAATAAAGCTGCTCATCTGCCCTGAGACTATTTCgagtatttcattttttttaactggggCCTTTATAAATACACCCCATCAAGAGTTTGCCAAACATTGAACAATGTTCAACAGTTTCCCCTTCAGGGACCATGAGATTCCTTACCtgctaaatatttaatattatcaAGTTTGTGCGATTCCAGCATTGTTTTCAGATCTGCAACTTCTGTGtctatttttctgtctgtttggGTCAGAGCCCGATCCTGCTGTGCATGCTGAAAGACAAAGCAACAAAATGATGCAATTTGATCACTTTCTAGTTTATTCAGAAATGGAACCCACCCCTTCAAGTTGGACTTTTGCTTTCTCCTTAAATGCACGTGAATTCCCACTCAAAAAGAGTAAGTTCCTTTTCAGCTGATTATATTCAATGGAGTAACTTGGTGAACTCTGGAGATCTATGTGGTTACATGTTCCTTACACATAATCTTGCAACTGGCAGAACTGGATAACTTCTTATCTCAATCTAACAGCATAAACATTAACTTCAACCTGTGATCCTGAAGTCACTGCTCAATTCCAAGAGCTACTGAGAAGTTTAAGAGCCTCCTGTGACAAGGAGCATCAAGATTTATGGATCATTAGAAAAACTGAGAATTGGTCTTCTGTGTTGTAGAATGTCTTCATCTTGTAATGAATTTACCATAAAAACAGCTCCAGACAAATTCAGAATCTGATTATGACAGAAGAAAGGacttctgttaaaaaatatgGGATAGAATTGTTACTCAGAAGAGTGAACTAAGAACAGCTGCTGAGTTGCTGATATTTTCAAACCAGCACTAGTGAAACACTGTGGGATCAGTTAATGATTTACTGCCAGACAATTTCCTAGAAATAATTCCCTACActgcagaaaggaaacaaaacaagtaGTAGTGGCAAAGCCTTCTCTAAAATGAAGACAAATCAATCTAGAAATAAGTTGCTTACTGAACGTGGGGGGAGGAATTTATTTCACATTAAGAGTGGAACTTCTAGAGAAAATACTACATGCATGAAGTTTCAAAACTAAGTGACTGCTGGGTAGTTCATAGATgcatcagctcagttggttaaaacttggctgtaacaatgccaaggtcatgagttcaatcccctgtgtgagccactgacttaagagttggactcgatgatccttgtgggtctcttccaactcagaatagtctgggattctgtgattctacatgTAGAAGGTTTAACAATATATATATGAAAGCCTTTTTATTCTGTAGACATTTACATTAAAATGCTTAAAGAAAGACATGAACAAGTCCAAAAAGGACATCAGGTCTGTAACACAATACAAAAAGATTTGCTGTGTAATAATCAGCTACCAAGTTCTTACCAATTCCACTATTTCTGTCCTCATTTCAAGTAGTTTTCTTTCATTAAGTGAGTACtagagaggggggaaaaaaaaagttaaacatGATACTGTCCTTCAACTTTcccccccattttttcccacttAAAGGTGTGATTATTTGTTTCCAAATCATGCAGAACACATAATCTGGATAAGATTATTGCACTTGGGAGGCAGCATTTTAGGATAACTGCTGTTCTTTTGAACAGCACAATTCAGACTGATGCTCATCCACACTTCTGAAATATAAAGGGCAACAAGTTCATCAGACACTCAGCTGCAAAAACTGTACATGTTGGGAAGCAGCTGAAGAAAGGCTGGGAgatttgcatttctgaaaacCAGGACCTGTGATTCTAACAGGAATTCTGGAACAGTTAACTAATCTACTGAGCATACAGGCCCAACTAAGAGTGAACCACCCACTATGAGAAGAACTGTaacaattttaataattttatggaCTGAAATAGTTCACCTGTTTTACTTTAAATAGACACAGTTAGCCAAATCCTCTGAATACCTTAGATTCTAAAAGCTTCTTTCTGGATGTTTACTAAAGTTTTCTTTTGTGGTAGAAGTCTCTAGGTCAGACCCAAGGATTTTAATCTTAGGTTTAAGACAGTGAAATTGGCCTTTTACTGCAAGGCATAACCACACTATCAAAAACAGTTTGAGATGCTCTTACCCAAATTTGGAAATTACTCAGTGTTGACACATTTCCAGAAGAAAGTTACCAAAACTTACCAGTTCtttcactctgctcttctccaggtttAGGTGTAACTTGTTATCTGCACGAACTTTGGTAATTTCATCCTAATGGGAAAAATTGATAAAGCAGCAAGCAAGATTCTGTTTAATCACAAGCAGAAAGAATTAGACAAATATATTGTATCTTGCTTTACAGATCTCATGAATCAAGCTCCTAATTAGTGtatataattttcaaaaatatttctattctttGCCTGGGAAATGTTGATGTTCTCCAGTATGAATTGGACCTCGAATCACAACCTAACAATTAACATTGAGAACAGCATTTAATTGAGAACACACCTTTCTATAAATGCAGGGCATGTTTCATATATCCCATGTCTACTTGCATTTTACTTTATCCACAGCTCCAAGTGATTCCTGCTTTCCTCAGTGACAGCTGCCACTTCAGTGCAGCCTCCTGGCAGGAATTCCAGCCAGCTGACAGTTTGTCACGTGGCAAACTTTGGATCAGATGGATGTGTGGGACAAGCAAGGGAATGCTGGTGTTCTGGAAGGTTCTAGTCAGACCAAAGTCTGCATCTCTCAAGCAGGCCAATGCCTACTAGTTAAGAATTCATTAAGTTAGTCCGAACAATAACTAGACTcaatttctgtgtttgaattTTGAGCTGTAATTGGTTTATTCTGCCATTGCAACAGAATACATCACAGTTTAATAAATCAATAGTTAATTTTTTCTTGCACTTTTGTGTCTTTTTGTATGAGCAAACATAAGACAACTTGCCCCTGTGAGAATTACATTTACAGTTAAAAGTGAAATGTAAAGACATTCAGCTTTTAAGAAAAGATGACTCAGATCCTTGATGCTCTACCAGTGGATTGCACCAGCTCATTTCCATGCAAATAAAACCCTAAAGTAAGTTACAACTCAAGACTTAGAAgccaaatgtattttaaagtgaTATTCTGAAAACCCAGGTGCATTAAGCACGTCCTGACAGTGTGAAACAGGCAGGATTAGCTTGAAAAATTTATGCTTTCCTTTTGGAGATGCTGGTGCAAAAAGCAAAGTAAGAGAATAGAACAAAGGGGCAAAGAGGCACTAAAGTGAGTTTGACCACACTCAGCCAGCCCAGCAAGTCCAACAGCCCTGATGCTTAAACCTGGTAAGAATTGGAATCTGTATGACAACTAAGAGATAAGTTTACTACACAGAGCCTGTTTTCTTACAAAGGTCATTTACTCTCAAACAAATGGGACCAAACATGATGGTCCCAAACTTGGTGGCTTAAAAAAGCCATTTAAAGACTATTTTAAATTCTGGACAGCTAagtcttcagggaaaaaaaacaaaataaagcaaaacaaaagaacccTCCCaacaatcaaaaaaacccaaaattagGAAGTGCTGTAATTTTAGAAGTTTTCCTGCATCTTTAATGCACAGGTAGCCATAAATGCAGAACTTCATTCAGCCTTAACATGACATGGCAGCCACTTTCTGACTCTGAATTAAGGACAGATGAGTAAAAGTGTCTTCAGTTATAATTTTCTTTACCTCTTGTACCACAGTTCTCTGTCCCCATAAATGAAGTATGCAGGAAATTGTCTTTGCTGCAGCCCACAGCAATTTCAGTATTCTGTGCATCACAACAATCAAAACAGAACTTTGAAagcaacattttttattttttcaagcaAACTAGATGGGTGTTAATTCTTAATTATCTTACCATGAGTTGCTTCTTTATCTGCTGGAgttcaagttttattttctgaaaaagcagGCAAAAATCATACACTTTATTACTGTATATAAAACCACATAATCTAGAAATActacagaaagtgatttttacctCATTTTCTGAACGAAGGGctgaaaattcacttttttccaaaataatcaTGTCCTTTTTCACACCACCAATATGGGACATTACTTGCTGAAGTgcaatttcctttaaaagaagaaagaaaaacctcaggACATATCATAACTATAATGCTTTCCTCATTTGTTGCTACAAATATGAGAGGCTATTTCGGTACCCTGAAGTTTTTAGGAATTTCAGGGTGATTATCCAAGTTTCAGAAGGCAAGATAAAGTGACAGTGACAAAATAAGCAAGTTAGGCTCAAATGTTGGTAAAGTCTGACAAAATTAGCAGTGCTAACACAGATCAGAATAATTCAATTAACAGCCTGGAAAACAGTTTCTTCCAAGTCTTCAAACTCTTAAGCAAGGAAAGGCATTGCAGAGAAGTGTCTCTGAGCTAAATGAGCAAAGCTGGCTTTCAGACCAAGACTCCTCAGCACAACCATACCCTGTAATTGCCTCCTTTTCTACCTCTCCTGGCAAGGGAGTAACTCTGTTTCACCACTCAGAATCATGCACTAACACTTTAAATTGCTCTTCTCAGTCCACTACACTGAACGACAGGAGACAAACATGAACTCTCTGcaaccttcagggatgggaaAGTTTGCAGATGTTGTTATAAGTCCTACACTATGCACACACATAAACAGGGactgccttctcttctctgaagATCTTCCTCTACTAAGCAGCCCCTTGGTTTTGATTCTGGACTGAAAACCCTGCAAATCTGACACAGCACTGCAACTTGTTTTGCCACAAAATGCTATTCTAACTTACAGCACTGTATTTCTAAGTGGCATCTGGAGATGCCTCTTCAGGCTGACCATGAGACTAAATAAATGGCTCACTGTACTGGACACATTACTAAAAACCTGCAGAAGGAGGACTGCACTGACACCTCTTTTCTTACTCCCTGGTATCTCCAGCTTGCTCTTGTTCTCTCTTCTCCTCAGTGAACTCAGCAAACAGAGAGCAGAATCTTCCacattctttctcttcttcagctctctatacacacacatgtacctGTTTTCCTTAAGGTTTTATCCAACCAGTGTAACACTTCATCTTCTACATACCCAACTATGGCCTAGTGATCCCAGCTCATCCACAACATTCCAAATCTTTCCTCCAATCCTTCATTCTCTTTTTGCACAAGCCCTTGAGCAATGAGAGCCTAAGGAAGTGCAGGTTTGTGACGTGCCCAGAGTTCATGGCACACACACCTCCTGAGCTGCTGTACAAACCTGCACATTGAACCTCAGGGGCAGAATGTCACAGTCTCAAGACATCTCCCAACAGTGGCAACATTTAATTCAacacaaaaaccacaaaaatgttTACTTTAACCCCACCACTGTCTCTGATCTAACCTGCTGTACTTTGGTGACCATGTCCTTGTAAATCATATCCAGGTTGGTGTTCATGATTTTCACTAATGCAGACACAATGACCTCCGACTGCTGAGTAGTGAACCCTgagcaaaacaaaatgcaaaaacatTCAGAGAGAGACACAAATCTAGACAGTTTAAAGAAATGCCACTCACTGAGCCTCAGCACCAAGTTAAAAGGAGGGTCAGTTATGAAAGATAATAAAACACAGACCTCTTGATCCAGCACTAACCAGGCAGTACATCCAAGTTCCCCACCCCAACACAGAATACTTTACTCCCACCAAAGGGCTCCCTCTCTCCTTATCCCTCCTCCTGACACTTTGACCTGGTGCTCACTCAGCTGCTCCATCAGCTCATTAAACCAGCATCTCAAATACCAACCAAGCAAAAGAACTGGAGTTTCCTCAGGAGCTCCTGACATGTGGAAAAAGATGAAACCACAAGGAAAAGGACTGGAATGTCCCCTTGTCAGGAATGGAGAGCTGTTACAAGTCAATTCAGCTGTACTGAACTTCATCTTAAGGAACCTCCACCCTCTCAGGAACATCAGCATGAATCCAAAATGATCTATTCCCTTATCTACATTTAAGTATAAAAGCAGCCATAATTTCTATAGAATTCTACATTCTATCCTAAAAGCTGCAGTTTACAAAGTGGTCCATATTCAATCCTATTAAAATACATTGTTGCATATGCAAAGTGTAATATCCTAAATAGGCAGGAATCCAATCAATACATTTTAACCCACTACCTTGAAAACTCTGGGGCTTTTTATTCTCAGTgcttaaaatttcatttttctttaacatttttaacTACCAGCAGAGTAATAAATTACTCCAAACTGAAGTGATATAAACTCaacatttcctttttgaagAGAAAACCCAGTACATAGAAAAGCCCCCAGAAATCCATAAATCTTAAGCTGTAACACTGCACGTCAGGGAAAACTAACAAACTTTGTGAACTGAAAACCCACCCACGACATGACACTAAAAACAGCTACTTGTTTCAAACAAATTACCATTTTCTTCCAACAGGCACACCAGTGCATGAGTGTCAAAAAAAAGCCTCCTGTTTCCTAGCAAGGAAGTATTTCCCTTGCTTTGCAAAGATGATGATGCAGAGATGCttacacctgaaaaaaaaaaggaaaaaaaggaaacccaaGTTATTTCTTAAGAAGGAGCATTTAATCAATGTGTCTGCTTTCCAGGAGTTTACTTACTACCCCAAATGTTTCTCATTTaggacaaaatattttgtgttgaGAGTAGCACAGCTTGCCTGGAAGCCACGAGACATCCCCCTAAGTAGTTCTATGTGCAagagctggaaaacagaacACTCTGCCACTGCTCCCCTTCCAACATGCACTCCAAGAACAGAATGTTGTAGGAAAAATCCCACCAAGCACCAGAGTCCTAAATCTGGTCCTTTACTGTAATCCCCACGGCTGGTGGGAGCTaaatccacacacacacaccttctGTACTTTCTTAAAGAAGTGGCATTTAATCACTTGCCCTTTAGAGGAAAAGTAACCCCTCAAAATTTGACATTTACtgttttttacagaaaatactcTAAACATTGAATGCCAATCTGGGACGGTGCCGGGACAGGGAGTGTATAAACCACCCTGGCAGAATCAACGAGAGGTGGAACATGACAGTGACTCTCCAGcaggcagaatcacagaatcacttaggttggaaaggacttctgagatcatcgagtccaacctttgatccacCACGTCagccagaccatggcactgagtctTTCCTTACATCTCCAGGGACGGTGAttccagcccattccaatgtccaATCACTCCTTCCGTGAAGAAATCCCTCCTGATACCCAGCCTGCATCTCCCCTGGCacatcttagaatcatagaatggattgggttggaaaagacctccgagatcatcaagtccaacccttgatccaactccagtccctttaccagattcATGGCAcgcagtgccacggccaatctgttTCAAAACctctcagggctgtgtcccctggCAACTGCTGCCTGTGAGAACACACCGACCCCGCCCGGCCACAGCCTCCCTTCAGGGAGCTTAGAGAGCTGTGAGAcccctttctttcctccctcggggccccgctccgctcccgccCGCTCCGCACCTCCCTCACACGGTGCGTGTCCAGACACTCACCCCGCTGCCCGCGGTGTCGCCGGTTCCCTGCGCTGATCCCGCTCCACATGGAGACGCTCCTGTCCCACACGGGGCCGCTCCTGCCCCACACGGGGCCATTCCCGCCACTCACGGGGCCATTCCCGCCACTCACGGGGCCATTCCCGCCACACGCGGGGCCATTCCCGCCACACACGGAGCCATTCCCGCCACACACGGAGCCATTCCCGCCACACACGGAGCCATTCCCGCCACACGCGGGCCCATTCCCGCCACACACGGAGCCATTCCCGCCACACGCGGGGCCATTCCCGCCACACGCGGGGTCATTCCCGCCACACGCGGGGCCAttcccgccgctcccgccccaCACGGGCGCTGCGGGCGGGCCCCGCCAGCCGCCGAGGCCGCGGAGCGCGGGGCCCGGGGGCGCGCGGCGGCCTCGCGGGGCGCGGcgcggcggcagcggcagcggcacCATGGGCagcaagggcagcagcagcgccCGCCTCCCGCCGCTCACGGCCGCCTGGCCCCCGCCGGCCATGGCCGCGCCGCCCGGACCCGCCGACTCTACTGCGGTGCCATCGCGGAGCGAACACCGCCCCGGCCTCCCCCGCTTCCGCTTCCGCCTCAGGCCGTGACGCCGCGCGCCGCGCCATTGATTCTACGGCTCACGCGGCGGCCAAGCCGAGAGGAGCGACGCGGGCGGGCAGGGCCGCTGCGGGTGGGGTTTGCGAGAGGGCCCGGCCAGGcggaggaggaaaaggaggagactCCTGGCCACAATCTCAGGATCATCAGGCTTGGAAGAGGCCTTTGAAATCGTGCAGTCCGGCCTCCAACCCAGCGCTGCCGCTGTAACCTCTGAAGCGCATCATCCAGCGCCAGATGCAGACGCTGCAGGGGTGGTGGTTCCATCGCCTCCCTGCGCAGCAAATTCCATGCCTGGCCACCCAGCAGGGAAAGTTCTCATCTAATGTCTAAGTTGAATCTTGGTTTAAGGCCATtcacacagaatcccagactattctgagttggaagggactcacaaggatcatggagagtccaactcttcagtcaatggcccacacaggggattgaacccatgaccttggcattattacagccaagttttaaccaactgagctcatctcagggtctaATTCCTTGGTCTTCTCCTTGGGGTACGGACAGCCTGTGGTGTGCTGGCTGCCAGGACGTGGCCATTGGTGgcacctgctctgccaggctATTCCCAACCTTAATTCCAGGGGAAAATATCAATAAAGTGTTTTGGCAGAGAGGTTGgtcctggtgctgcaggatgggAATGATCTGGTGACTCCTGACTCCTTCCTGAGTAtcatttctcttccctctggACATCCAAAGACAGATGTTGAGCAGAGAAAAGCACATTCCATGGAGTCAtccaggttggaagagacctttaggatcatcaagtccaaccatcagcCCAGCACTAATAACCTCTAAACTACTAAACCAGACAAACCATTTCAGACAAAAGttgcaagtttatttttttgtgttaaaaaaaaaaagcctcaacatgctgcagtttttgtttttcctgccaGAACCAATAATTACAGTGAATCAGTAAAACAGATGGAATCATTCAGGTGTATCAGTGTAGATGCACAGCAGGTGACCCACCCTGGCACgtggcagtgccacagcagctgggacagggcaagTACACAGGGCCAGGTGGTGATAAAGCAGAACAGCAGAAGCCACGGCTGTTTTTGCAAAATAATCTATCAATATAACTTCAGTATATCAGAAAGATATTATTGTATTCTCAGACTACATGAATAGCCATTTCTCAAACTTATTTCACTCTCCATGTTCAGGGATATTGGTGATCtgaccagcacagctgtgtttgttttcattgcaaGCAAAACCATTGCATCTTCTTGTCTGTTTGGTGCACATTGTCTGGCATTAGCACAGCAGCAGTTGCTGACATTTGTGAGTCTGCAGACAGTTGTCTTTTCATCTGTGTGTGAGAAGTATGAGTGGGATTCGTGTGGGTAAAACCAAATGGGTTATTGGGGCTCCTGTGGTGACATGAGAAAGAACATGTGGCCAGACAATTAAACAGAAATTCCAACTTACACTCACATGGAGAGGTAAACAGGGTAGTGTTAAATCACTTTTTCTCCTATAACTTTGTCAAGGAGCACATGAATTGCAACAAGAAGGTTGAAGAGTTAAACATTCCCATATCTAAGGGGAACAGAATTTATGGTGGGGTTACCACTAGGGCTGTAGAAGTAACTTAGCTTAGTAGATGTTAAACTGCTCAACAATGTACTCAGAATGTTTATGTATGAGTTAATGAATATGTAGAGACTAAATAAATGTTAGAGTTTCACTGTGCAATGGTGAGCAGTGCTTGTGTCCATCACACCCAGCAtgctgaaattgcttttatcataaaataaactttaattGAAAACCTACGAGGTTGAGACTTTGTTTCTCACATATGGATGTTTCAGAAACTGGGGCAGTGATACTTTACTTTGATACTTTCTTCAGTGGCACCTTTCAACGTCCTGTGCTTGCTGTGGCACTTCAAAGGCAAAACTGTGACTAGTGGAGGATCTTCTTTTATATCATCTGCTAGTTGGCATTTTGCAGTTGGGCACACTGGCAGATAATGTGTGCAAGAAGTGCTGTACAGATGGAGGCTCTGAGTGCAGCTGGAGCCAGCCCACTCAGGGTCAAATGCTCCCACACATGCTGGTTATCACACAGTGCCCCTTTTCATCTTCTCTCATGAAACCAAAGTCACTTCCATGAGCTACAGAGATCTCCTTCTCCAACTGACTTtctatctttattttttccctctttccagtGTCACATCAccaggttgagggaggtgattctccccgTCCACTCAGCTCTCATGGGACCCCACCTGGACTCCTGCGTCCAGCTCAGGGGCCCCAAACTGAAGGTTGGGGTGGATGggtctctgagcagcctggtctagtggaaggtgtccctgatgggtctctgagcagcctggtctagtggaagctgtccctgcccatgggttggaactagatggtctttaaggtcctaTTAAACCCAAGCCATTTAATGATTCTGTGGTCTTCCAGATCCCATTTTGACCTCCTCCATAGAATctgttgggttggaaaagacctctgagatgatcaagtccaacccttggtccaactccagtccctttaccagatcatggcactcagtgccacggccaatctcagtttaaaaacctccagggatggggaatccacctcctctctggccaggtcattccaatgcctgagcactctctctggaaagactTTGTTGAAGCCTGTTATTTTACCAGCAGGTAGATTTGCTGAGCTCTGGAAGCACCTCCAGTAGGCTGCAGTAGCTTCAGAGTTACACATTTCAGTAACTGAGCATCGGGGACCAATTTCTGCATGAAGAGGCATAAACGGTGTAGTTGCAAaccaggaggggacaggacaAACAACTTTCTGCTATCTCATGTTTCTAAGTTGCTTAATGGTTGGCTTTAATCTATCCATTGCCCCTTGAAAGCCATTGGTCCTGCCTAAAGACAGTAAATGGAGCAAATCCTTGGTGTCCTGAAAACGTTATCCCTGCAGGCTCACGGTGCTCACTGATCTGTGGATTTAAAAGCCCCTTGGTTGTAACAGTGAGGTCTGCAGAGGAAGATTAAGAAGTGGTGAATGACCTTAAAAACTGGGGTAAAAGAAATGGCAAAGTAATGCAAAGTGCCAAATAAGGACTAATTACAAGAGCTGCTGTACTTTTAGGTGAAAACTGAAGGAGGATAAAATGGGCTCTGGGAGGTATTGGTTGACCCACCAATGTGTTGTGGCTGCAAGGAGAGAAATGGAACCCAAAGATATATTAGGTAGGATATTTTCAGTGGTTCACATGGAAAATTTCATTGAGTACAATGtaatttcaaatgcaaaatacCGTTCTGGACAGTTCAATACAATAAAGATGAATTCATGTTCAAACTGGGCTCCTTGTGTAAACAGGATAATTAAGAGGAGTTAAGTGTCTTTCCTGTTGcagataattaaaaagaaattg includes the following:
- the MCUR1 gene encoding mitochondrial calcium uniporter regulator 1, translated to MAGGGQAAVSGGRRALLLPLLPMVPLPLPPRRAPRGRRAPPGPALRGLGGWRGPPAAPVWGGSGGNGPACGGNDPACGGNGPACGGNGSVCGGNGPACGGNGSVCGGNGSVCGGNGSVCGGNGPACGGNGPVSGGNGPVSGGNGPVWGRSGPVWDRSVSMWSGISAGNRRHRGQRGVSISASSSLQSKGNTSLLGNRRLFFDTHALVCLLEENGFTTQQSEVIVSALVKIMNTNLDMIYKDMVTKVQQEIALQQVMSHIGGVKKDMIILEKSEFSALRSENEKIKLELQQIKKQLMDEITKVRADNKLHLNLEKSRVKELYSLNERKLLEMRTEIVELHAQQDRALTQTDRKIDTEVADLKTMLESHKLDNIKYLAGSVFTCLTVALGFYRLWI